The nucleotide sequence CATCATTGAGGGCAAGCATTTTTCAAGAGGTTAGATTGAGGAGAACTTTCCCTTTGAAAATCATAGGAGTAGATCTAGAATCACCAATGAATACTTGTTCCTCTCCTTTCTTTAGAGTGGTATAGGAAGTAAATGCACTTTTGTTCCCACAGATGTGCCTGGTAGCCCTAGAGTCTACCACCCAGTCCTTCATATTGGTGACCATGCTCACCTTAGAGAAGATTACTGTTGTGATCACTTTTGCCTCTGCCAGATTTGCCATTGAATTGGACTTCTTAGTTTTCTTCATGTGGTGACATTGAGCTGCATGGTGTCCAGACTTGCCATAGACAAAACAATTACCTTGTTTTTTAATAGTTAGGTTATGGACCTTGTTTGATGCATTGGGCTTGGTCCTAGAGTTTTGCTTTCTGGAcctattgtttttgggtttgggttttcTTCTATTACATTAGCCATATAAGACAATTCCTTAGCTTTCTCAACATTGTccctatttttgttttgttcctCAATCATAATATGGATTATGACATTCTCTAGGgacatttgtttccttttatgtttcatgttatttttgtagTCTTTCCAAGACTCTATaagagtctctactaaataaccaACCACAAAAGGTTCGGGTAATTTAATGTCTCAAATAGTTAagtcatggatttgagatgatGCATCTCTATCCTCGgtcatttgaaaatttctaaaattgcCTATGGAATATTTATGAGTTCCTACatcttccaaaatatattttttattcattgcatcccaaatttcttttgcaacgttaaattgacaataaatatcaaaaagttCATTAGAAAAGGTACTTAGAATAGCAtgcctaacttgtttatttccaGTTTCTCAGGTTAGTAACAAATGAGAACCAACTTCTGATTTTGGGTCAATCAAAATGTGTCCCAAGTTCACTACATCAATTGTAGAGAAAGCCATTTCCTGCCATCTCTTAAAGAATGTCCCATATTGAAGGGATCAATTTTAGAGGTGTTAGGGTGGGTGTGAACTAGGAAAGCTTTCATTTGGATctatttcaagattgttggtttaagggtatggaaacaaaagactaacccaaaagacacaaacaaagaacaaaatgaaTAGTAAGAAAAATTTATCGGCTGAGGCGTGACAAgcactgtccttgaaatagGTTCACCCTCCTCGAAGACAAACTCAGTGTACTAGGGTACCGGTGGTCTACCTTCATGATTCAACAACCAGGTCTCGCCTTGGGTGCACTTTGTAAGCAAGACGTGTATAACTCGggttctgaaaaaaaaaataaaaaaattcctccaaaTAGATATATGAAAGACTTTGAAAAACTCTCTGAAAATTTGGTATTCATATTTTGAGAGTGAAAGGTAACCTATTTTTATAGACTAGTAACACAGTCCTAACGAGACTTTACTTGTAATTAGAACATGACTCAAAAGAGGAACAAAATTCTACTTATAAGTGGAACGGAACTCCATTAGCACAATCCCAATAGGGCTCTTTCCAAAAATGTAaaactaatataataaaattaaaaattattttgaatttttgtaaaaattagccactaaaacattttttcagatttacactcttcctacaaacCTCTCATTGAACATTTGCAAGAATATTTCTGCTACTTTTCTTTGATGTCGGAGCCAATAGACAATACTCATTTAGTGAGGGAAAAGGAAGTGGCACACTCTTGTCACCAAGGAAATATTATATTACATATTCCCATgtgaatgttttaaaaaatcatagatgaaatgaatgattttCAATATTAGTTGTGGCTCACTTATCTCCTCTAAAGACGCTTATAATGGTACTTTATGGGCTTGAGAGTCTCAAGTCTTCCCTGCACATGAATCTAGTAATGGTTTTTCACTAAGTATGAGAAAATAGGTCATTTTGAAAAGTTCTTCGAATGGTATCTTAATTTTTCCAAGCTActgagagaaagagaaggagatCGGGGAGTATTTTCCCAAGAAATAAAATAGCTTGAAGCTCAATGGCCAATGGGAACTCTCTTTCATGGTTGCTCTCTGAAATCCTAATTTGGAAAATTGGCTTTAGATTAATTAATCACACATTTAACTacttgaatgattttttaagataaggcaaactagggatgacaatggggcGGGTCTTTTCGGGTACCTGCCCCACCCCGTCCCTAATGGGACGAGGtttattttaataaacgggtttgggaatttttttaaaaaacccggGGTGGATTCGGGTATTGCCCTGGccgccccgattatatataaaattaaatttaaaattaaaattaatttttattttactatttttaatatatagataataataaaatatctttaatagaataaattataaaaaaatataataatttaattatttataaaatatatttattttaatataattaaaaaaatttaaagtaatttaaaaaaaattaaaattaaaaaaaaaagttaaatggggcgggtatgggaatttatcatacccgcctgccccaccccgccccgtcccgttaaattttttaaatgggacggggatgagAATGTTTCGAATAAACGGGGCGGGATTGGGATCAGGGTAACTTGTCctgaacccgccccgttgccatccgtAAGGCAAACACTTGTACGTActttgaaaaagattttagCCACGAAATGTGTTTAtgcttcattaatttttatacaCCCATCCATAATTTCAAACCAGTACTTATCATTGCCTTCATCAATCTTTAAGCAAAACCATGAAACTCGATATGCGAAATAGGAAGCAGTCCAGGAAAGTGTTTGAAAGTGCGGAGCTAGGAATATACGAAGGAATTTTGATTGCCAACACACTAAAACACTTTACATGGGCTTCTAGAAATTCCCAAAGGGGTGTATAAGTTAAAGAATTAGAAAATAGagactaaaatattttaaattcaatgaaattaaatataaaaaaaggtagaaaaatTATGATGAGATTTCCGGTATGAGCATATTTGCCAAATGAATTTTTACATCGATTAAgttaccttttcttttctcgGCCTTTAACCATCTTGttgaacatttttttgtttcttaattttccCAGTTTACAAAGGCATGGATTTAGAGATAAATCCACTTAATTGAGTGGGTTCTTCCGATTTCATATATAAGCTAACACAGCTTGCTTTTGCAGTCACCAATGGACCCATGGAGACGTGATACAAAGTGACAATATTTTACACTTAATTTAGTGGCTTGTATCCattgtttattttgattttcctttCAGTGTGAAAATGGGGTTGCATGCATGTCAACAATATCCATGTGGGCTTGTACCCCATTGGCTAAACCGCATGCAGTTCACAAAAATAACATCATTTCTAGTGAGGATCATAACATGCAATTACGATTATTTCCCTAACCACCCCAAATAAAAGTCACACATAAAAGGAGTATGTCTGCTTGGATAGCTGGAATGTTAGTTTCAAGTAGCATTGATTAGGGaagccaagtttatttatttattttatttttccgcAATTTGGGATCGATCGATGTTTAAAAAACTGTACGTGGAGGCTCAGCTAGCTGCCACATGATTTGGACATGTTACTAGTTCTGAAGGTCAACTCTGAAAGGCTTGGCTAACTTTTATTCACATCTATGTATGAGTTATTTTAAGGATTACGACACTTTCTGAGATGGTAGAGCATCAATCATGCTGCATTGTGCTAATTATTCTATTATCTCATAGAAGTCATCATAGGGTTTCATGCACGAACATGATTGAGTGGATCCATGAGTGCGCTATAAAGTTGCAAAGTCGTTGTTCAAccctcttattttattttattttatttttaaatttgatgcTGTGGCCAGTAAAACCTAATCATATATTTTAAGCATCCATCATCTGTAAAGTCATTAATATCAAGTTAAGTGACATGCAATGCCAGCCTTTCTATGACAAGCTCAAAGGCAAGCTTTAGGCTATAAAACCAGGCTTCCGCCCATTCGACCAGATATCAGTTCATAGCAAAAAGCTCCAGACCAGACATGGTTGCTTCAAAGGGTTTCTGCTGTTTGTTTCTCCAACTGCTGTTGCTGTCTTTCGTCTTTGATGTGGCCAATTCCCAGGGCTTGAAAGTAGGGTTTTACAGAAAGACATGCCCCAATGCTGAAGCCATAGTTAAGAAGGTAGTAGATCAAGCCATGTCCGTCGCCCCAAGTCTTTCTGGGCCTTTGTTGAGAATGCATTTCCATGATTGTTTCGTCAGGGTACGTAAATTGCTAACATGATCATTTCCAAATTAAGCCCAGTATCCAACCTTTCAATTAAGCAATAATCTCACGATTTATATGTGTGTCTGCAGGGCTGTGAGGGTTCAGTGCTGCTAAACTCATCGACACAGCAAGCTGAAAAAGATGCATCTCCAAACTTAAGCCTTAGAGGATATCAAGTTATTGATAGAGTCAAGTCTGCATTAGAAAAAGCATGTCCTGGAGTGGTTTCATGCTCTGACATCTTAGCCCTAGTAGCTAGAGATGTGGTCGTCGCGGTAATTAATGTTACATGatctttatatgtatatatacgcATACATGGATTAAGAATTTGAATGATAAGTTGTTAACCGCGTAGAATGGTTTCAGATGAAAGGACCATCCTGGAAAGTTGAAACTGGAAGAAGAGATGGAAGGGTGTCAAATATTACAGAGGCCTTAACAAATCTTATACCGCCTACTGCAAACATAACCCAATTGAAATCAGGGTTTCAACAAAGGGGTCTAAGTGTAAAAGACCTAGTGGTGTTATCAGGTATGTTTGAGTGCCAAATATATAAAGACTTTGATGACATATGGAAATTAACAAGACTAATACATTCAAGCTGTCTACTACTTAGGTGGGCACACCCTTGGGACTTCTCACTGCTCCTCCTTCTCAAGCCGCCTTTACAACTTCACTGGAAAGGGCGACACCGATCCGGATTTGGATCCAAACTACATAGCAAAGTTGAAAACCAAATGCAAGCAAGGAGATGCCAATTCACTTGTAGAGATGGACCCTGGAAGCTTCAAGACATTTGATGAGAGCTACTACACACTTGTGGGTAAAAGAAGAGGGCTTTTTGTGTCTGATGCAGCTCTCCTGGATGACAGTGAGACAAAAGCTTATATGAAGCTCCAGGCCACTACCCATGGATCTACTTTCTTCGAGGACTTTGGTGTGTCCATGATTAAAATGGGAAGAATTGGAGTTCTCACCGGCTCGTCTGGTGAGATTAGGAAAGAATGTGCTCTAGTTAACTAAAGGATAAGGTTTTTAATATGTTTGGTTTGAAGTTCTCAATGCTATAGCTCTTTGTTCATGTGGGGTTTTAGCAACTGGGATTGCTATTGTTTGTATGCTTGTGTTGCAAGATTCATGATTGCTCCctgtttaattattatttaatttattcagACGATAATAATACTGTAATTTATGGCTTTGTGTTTGTTGATTGTTTCCttaatttgtatatataaatGTCATGCAAACATATTCAGAAAACAGGATTTGAACAACCACATGCTTCTGCTTCTCCTAGGTTAGATTccatttcaagttttcaactgCCATTTGGCTGATTCTACCTGCTTGTCTTGTTGGTcttttaatccttttttttttggttaaataaaGGATAAGAAcgaaaaaaaagggaaacaaagGAGTCTAAGCCATTGAAAAAGGACATCACAGGAAGTGTGGTAGTGGTTTGAATaagatttatcatatttggaaTCAAAGAATGGTATTCCATTCATATATACATCATCTTTCAAATGAAGTAGAGAAGATGCATGGCctatatatctaatttttttataattagagAAGACTTATTAATTGTTCATTAATTTACAGTATTGTTATAGGAAAAGgaacaataatttaatttttcaagccTATAGaccaaagaaaaagatgatataCTATACATTTCAGTTTGACAGATGGTCCCCCcgcaataaatcaaaatcatggAGTAAGGATACTGAATTCGTTctgattaaaaaggaaaaaagtttaGTATGTTATGGACAAAGGTGATCAAAAGAAGTTTTTTTCACCACACACTTGTCCTCTTGACTTAggtggtttttttatttatttttaatttaattcaaaatataacttaaaattaaataatacttaataattctaaacattaattaatttttttaatattttatttttattaaatatttaaaaaagaaaaaagaaaataataagttcATTTCAGTTATATTGAATAATGATGAGGAAAAGGTTAGTTTTTTCGGATTGTGTTTTGGTAGTCGATTTTAATAGATTATACTAATTGGTTTTAACTTGTTACTTTTGgcattcattaaaaaaaaaaaaggtaaaatgttttaattttttttattcaattaaaaaaatttaaaataaataataagtaaataaaaagatttcaaatctaaaaataagttgtttcttaccaaaaaaaaaaaaaagacaatagtGCCTCAGTGTATGAACAAATTTTGAATGTGCACAGATATTAATTATAACAAGTTGAAGTTAAGCCCCATTCCTATGGTGCATGGTCGGTAGGACtagaaattaaaaaggaaaaaacaaatgtTAATGCTTGTTCAAGGACTAAGGTTTCATGTGCTTGACACAAGCctcgaaattaaaaataaaaaaagcctCTAAGGTTACGATTTAATTTTTGCTCCGagattaattttattgtttttgaccTTCGGCtaagattatataatttattggtTAATGTGATTTAAGACACATGGGTGACTTTACCAAATCCTCAAATTTTGGCTTATACTTATTCCCCTCTTCAGTAGAGCTGATGAGTGCAAGAATTATGAACGcaagagtgaaaagaaagtgtggataatgagtggaatgaagtgaactctactgAAGAACAAAAGAGACCCCCAAAGGGACACTAGTAAGACACGAACTCGCTCAGGCCAACAAATGCATAAAATGGCTCAAAAATCCTAAGAGAAAAGTGACTCTAAAAAAAGTGCCTTTGAAGCCGCATCAAAGACCCAGACTCCCtttaagacgtctccaaaagtgactcgaaaatcaatgtcaaagatgagtaacggttgTACCACCTTGAGTACATGAAAGAATGCGTCCAAAAATAACGACTATATGTGTACTACATGAGAATGCTAAGCGTAGGGTGCCCAACAATATGATCGAAATATGTGTCGTGAGCTCAAAGGACTGTGTCATGTGCAGTGGAAAAGGAAGTCTAGAAGAACATGGTGAAGAAGCGATAAACACGGAATAACAaggtgaggaaaatgaggacTAATGCAAAATCGTGAAGGCAAGATATGAAATGCCGGTGAATATGAATGTTAGGAGCTATGACTCTGAATGACAAGAGAGGAAAAatggtgactctaaatgcctaaatgaGTATGCATAAcgactctgaacaccaaaactaaagaaagatggtGGCATCGAATGCCAAGCTGGacaatgactctaaatgccacAATGAAGACACGACTTTAAACGCCAAACGGAAGACGcgactttgaacgccaaacgaaAAAAAGACATGATGGCTCCGAATGTCGaactaaaaacaaacaataactctgaacgccaaactaaagataCAACTTTGAACACCAGACTGAGAAGGACGAATCTGACCGTCATAACtaaaaagagatggtggctctgaacgtcatAACTAAGAAGAAatggtgactctgaacgccaaactgaaaagagatggtggctctaaactcCATAACTGAGAAGAGATTTTGAACGCCAAAAAGGTGGCAatatgatggctttgaatgttggactaaaaataatcaatagctctaaacgccaaactaaagataGACAAGatagctctaaatgctaaaaatgTGGCTCAAAAAGCTGAACTGAAAtcatggctctgaacgtcaaattGAAAATACGGCTCTAAACgtcaaattgaaaatatgactttgaatgccaaacttgtggaccctcacccgatccaccgaTCGATGCGACTTGttattttaaatgtgaaaaggaaaattggttttcgagttttgaaaaattcatcctAGTGAGGAatggttttgtttggagtcgccacttactttttatttttaaatgggaaaaatttaagtaagaacaaaaaccccagcATGACTCCAGTTAGGAAAAAATAGTATGcaaaaactagattctgggtccggggatcaggttacctatcgggaaggtacctcatgcgaggtagcacccctctaggctcAGAACttggtctctactaatgaactgGGTATATGTGAGCATATGGGTTaaagatcaaacaaaccttGGGCTAAATAAATGACATGAGTCACATAGACCCGCATAGTATTTAGCATGCACATACACTCAACAAGTCAAAATCAGAGTGCATACCTGAGGTCCCCATCCAAACGCTGCATAATAGCTCAGTCAATAAGCTCAAATgcacaacaaatatacatagcaATTGTGCACCAAACATTCATgtgaatttcattatccaaagccgaagtgcatacctgtggtccctagccatgc is from Vitis riparia cultivar Riparia Gloire de Montpellier isolate 1030 chromosome 10, EGFV_Vit.rip_1.0, whole genome shotgun sequence and encodes:
- the LOC117923611 gene encoding peroxidase 27-like — protein: MVASKGFCCLFLQLLLLSFVFDVANSQGLKVGFYRKTCPNAEAIVKKVVDQAMSVAPSLSGPLLRMHFHDCFVRGCEGSVLLNSSTQQAEKDASPNLSLRGYQVIDRVKSALEKACPGVVSCSDILALVARDVVVAMKGPSWKVETGRRDGRVSNITEALTNLIPPTANITQLKSGFQQRGLSVKDLVVLSGGHTLGTSHCSSFSSRLYNFTGKGDTDPDLDPNYIAKLKTKCKQGDANSLVEMDPGSFKTFDESYYTLVGKRRGLFVSDAALLDDSETKAYMKLQATTHGSTFFEDFGVSMIKMGRIGVLTGSSGEIRKECALVN